Within the Candidatus Saccharibacteria bacterium oral taxon 488 genome, the region TCGTGGCGGATGAGTTTCCGGAGCTACCGACAGTGGACGAGCAGACAGCAGTACGACTGGATATGAGCGCCGATGAGTTAAAAAAGGCAGTTTCGCAAACCATTATCGCGACATCTAGCGACGCCACGCGGGCGGTGTTAACTGGTGTGTACTGGCATACCTATAATAGTGAGTTGTATCTAGCGGCCACGGACGGTTATCGGTTGGCGGAGAAACGGCTGATGAGATTTGACGGTGAAATTACCGCCATCGTGCCAGCATCGACACTCCAGGAGGTGCTGCGGAGTCTCGATACCGAAACAAGTGACGTAAGTTTGTTTTTTGATGAAACACAGGTCGGGTTTCGGACGGATCATCTAGAGATCGTGAGTCGGCTGATCGATGGCAAGTTTCCCGACTATCGTCAACTGATTCCTAAACTCGCCGAGACCGAGGTGGTAATTAAAAAAGCCGATTTCCTGCGCATCACCAAGGTTGCTAGTCTATTTGCGCGCGAGTCCGGTGGTGGTATCACCCTCACGGCTAGTCACGAGCAAGCGCTACTATCAATCCATTCAATCGCTTCGGAACTCGGCGAGAATACTTCTGAGGCCAGCGCCGAGGTGTCGAGCGACGGTGAGATTACGCTCAATTCTCGCTATCTGATCGAGTCGCTCGGCGCCACTGATGGCGAGACTGTCACCTTCTCGTTTAACGGTAAGCTGTCGCCATGCGTCATCTGCGAGCAGACCCCTACGCCAGATTGTATGCATATTGTTATGCCGTTGAAGCGCTAGGTTAGTTAAGTGATCGACCGTCTTGAGTAATGGTAATTCGTCGATTATTATCGTAATCAATAGTGACGTTGTAGGCTAATTTATCCTCGACGGTA harbors:
- the dnaN gene encoding DNA polymerase III subunit beta produces the protein MKLTVTQENLARALANVGRIAASRNELAILNNILLRTDGSRLVVAATNLEIASTQYVGAKVERPGSITIPARLVSEFVASLPSGTVELEVKDEHLHLTADKFSSVINGVVADEFPELPTVDEQTAVRLDMSADELKKAVSQTIIATSSDATRAVLTGVYWHTYNSELYLAATDGYRLAEKRLMRFDGEITAIVPASTLQEVLRSLDTETSDVSLFFDETQVGFRTDHLEIVSRLIDGKFPDYRQLIPKLAETEVVIKKADFLRITKVASLFARESGGGITLTASHEQALLSIHSIASELGENTSEASAEVSSDGEITLNSRYLIESLGATDGETVTFSFNGKLSPCVICEQTPTPDCMHIVMPLKR